The Humulus lupulus chromosome 4, drHumLupu1.1, whole genome shotgun sequence genome has a window encoding:
- the LOC133831401 gene encoding protein DETOXIFICATION 42-like isoform X1, which produces MGRFPLFALFREAKNVFTKDELGLEIAHIAIPSALALTADPIASLIDTAFIGHIGPVELAAVGISIAIFNQASKIAIFPLVSITTSFVAEEEAAQKSFDDIEEPGHGELRKDLALNNNGHEMEELVSLIDKLDSASSSSSITSDQSDMIMLEHVRRHIPSASSAMVIGSMLGLIQALFLILAAKRILNYMGVDSNSPMQKPAMQYLTLRSLGAPAVLLSLAMQGVFRGLKDTKTPLYATMIGDAANIILDPIFIFFLKWGISGAAVAHVISQYLISLILLWRLMKIVNLVPPSIKDIQFSRFLKNGFFLLVRVIAATFCVTLAASLAARHGSTTMAAFQVCLQVWMATSLVADGLAVAGQAILASAFAKEDYNKVTATVSRVLQLGLVLGLFLSFFITIVLKLSSKLFTKDPHVLDLMSLGIPFVAVTQPINALAFVFDGINYGASDFAYSAYSMVFVAIVSIWCLFVLSSSYGFVGIWIALSLYMTLRTFVGFWRVGTGTGPWRFLRD; this is translated from the exons ATGGGAAGGTTCCCCCTCTTTGCGTTATTCAGGGAAGCAAA GAATGTTTTCACAAAGGATGAACTAGGCCTTGAAATAGCACATATTGCTATTCCCTCGGCTCTGGCCTTAACAGCAGACCCTATTGCTTCTCTAATAGACACAGCTTTCATAGGCCACATAG GTCCTGTTGAGCTAGCTGCAGTGGGAATATCAATAGCTATCTTCAACCAAGCATCAAAAATAGCCATTTTCCCTCTTGTCAGTATCACAACATCTTTTGTTGCTGAAGAAGAAGCAGCCCAAAAATCGTTTGATGACATTGAAGAACCAGGACATGGAGAACTCAGAAAAGATCTGGCTCTCAACAATAATGGACATGAAATGGAAGAACTTGTATCTCTAATAG ATAAACTCGACTCagcctcctcatcttcatctatAACCAGTGATCAATCAGACATGATCATGCTTGAGCATGTCAGAAGGCATATCCCATCAGCTTCATCGGCTATGGTTATCGGTAGCATGCTTGGGCTAATCCAAGCTTTGTTCCTTATTTTAGCAGCTAAACGAATATTGAATTACATGGGAGTTGATTCT AATTCTCCTATGCAAAAACCAGCAATGCAATACTTAACTTTGAGATCACTTGGTGCCCCAGCTGTTCTTCTCTCTTTAGCTATGCAAGGAGTTTTCCGTGGATTAAAAGATACCAAGACTCCTCTTTATGCTACAA TGATTGGAGATGCAGCAAACATCATTTTAGACCCCATATTCATCTTCTTCTTGAAATGGGGTATTAGTGGTGCAGCCGTTGCCCATGTTATTTCACA GTACTTAATCTCTCTGATACTCTTGTGGAGATTGATGAAAATAGTCAATCTTGTACCACCAAGTATAAAAGATATTCAATTTAGCCGATTTCTAAAAAATG GATTTTTCTTACTGGTGAGGGTCATTGCTGCAACATTCTGTGTAACCCTGGCAGCATCGTTGGCTGCAAGGCATGGCTCGACGACAATGGCTGCATTCCAAGTCTGCTTACAGGTTTGGATGGCTACATCTTTGGTGGCCGATGGCTTGGCCGTGGCTGGACAG GCAATTCTTGCAAGTGCTTTTGCGAAGGAGGACTACAACAAAGTCACTGCCACTGTTTCTCGTGTACTTCAG TTAGGCCTGGTTTTAGGActatttctctcattcttcatcACAATCGTACTCAAGCTCTCTTCCAAATTGTTCACAAAAGACCCCCATGTGTTGGACTTGATGAGTTTAGGCATCCCA TTTGTTGCAGTGACTCAACCCATTAATGCCTTGGCATTTGTTTTTGATGGGATCAATTATGGAGCATCAGATTTTGCATATTCAGCTTACTCAATG GTTTTTGTTGCTATAGTAAGCATATGGTGCTTATTTGTACTGTCATCAAGTTATGGCTTTGTTGGTATCTGGATTGCTTTGTCTTTGTACATGACTTTGCGCACATTTGTTGGCTTTTGGAG GGTAGGAACAGGAACAGGGCCCTGGAGATTTCTCAGAGACTAA
- the LOC133831401 gene encoding protein DETOXIFICATION 42-like isoform X2, whose translation MGRFPLFALFREAKNVFTKDELGLEIAHIAIPSALALTADPIASLIDTAFIGHIGPVELAAVGISIAIFNQASKIAIFPLVSITTSFVAEEEAAQKSFDDIEEPGHGELRKDLALNNNGHEMEELVSLIDKLDSASSSSSITSDQSDMIMLEHVRRHIPSASSAMVIGSMLGLIQALFLILAAKRILNYMGVDSNSPMQKPAMQYLTLRSLGAPAVLLSLAMQGVFRGLKDTKTPLYATMIGDAANIILDPIFIFFLKWGISGAAVAHVISQIFLTGEGHCCNILCNPGSIVGCKAWLDDNGCIPSLLTGLDGYIFGGRWLGRGWTGNSCKCFCEGGLQQSHCHCFSCTSGLVLGLFLSFFITIVLKLSSKLFTKDPHVLDLMSLGIPFVAVTQPINALAFVFDGINYGASDFAYSAYSMVFVAIVSIWCLFVLSSSYGFVGIWIALSLYMTLRTFVGFWRVGTGTGPWRFLRD comes from the exons ATGGGAAGGTTCCCCCTCTTTGCGTTATTCAGGGAAGCAAA GAATGTTTTCACAAAGGATGAACTAGGCCTTGAAATAGCACATATTGCTATTCCCTCGGCTCTGGCCTTAACAGCAGACCCTATTGCTTCTCTAATAGACACAGCTTTCATAGGCCACATAG GTCCTGTTGAGCTAGCTGCAGTGGGAATATCAATAGCTATCTTCAACCAAGCATCAAAAATAGCCATTTTCCCTCTTGTCAGTATCACAACATCTTTTGTTGCTGAAGAAGAAGCAGCCCAAAAATCGTTTGATGACATTGAAGAACCAGGACATGGAGAACTCAGAAAAGATCTGGCTCTCAACAATAATGGACATGAAATGGAAGAACTTGTATCTCTAATAG ATAAACTCGACTCagcctcctcatcttcatctatAACCAGTGATCAATCAGACATGATCATGCTTGAGCATGTCAGAAGGCATATCCCATCAGCTTCATCGGCTATGGTTATCGGTAGCATGCTTGGGCTAATCCAAGCTTTGTTCCTTATTTTAGCAGCTAAACGAATATTGAATTACATGGGAGTTGATTCT AATTCTCCTATGCAAAAACCAGCAATGCAATACTTAACTTTGAGATCACTTGGTGCCCCAGCTGTTCTTCTCTCTTTAGCTATGCAAGGAGTTTTCCGTGGATTAAAAGATACCAAGACTCCTCTTTATGCTACAA TGATTGGAGATGCAGCAAACATCATTTTAGACCCCATATTCATCTTCTTCTTGAAATGGGGTATTAGTGGTGCAGCCGTTGCCCATGTTATTTCACA GATTTTTCTTACTGGTGAGGGTCATTGCTGCAACATTCTGTGTAACCCTGGCAGCATCGTTGGCTGCAAGGCATGGCTCGACGACAATGGCTGCATTCCAAGTCTGCTTACAGGTTTGGATGGCTACATCTTTGGTGGCCGATGGCTTGGCCGTGGCTGGACAG GCAATTCTTGCAAGTGCTTTTGCGAAGGAGGACTACAACAAAGTCACTGCCACTGTTTCTCGTGTACTTCAG GCCTGGTTTTAGGActatttctctcattcttcatcACAATCGTACTCAAGCTCTCTTCCAAATTGTTCACAAAAGACCCCCATGTGTTGGACTTGATGAGTTTAGGCATCCCA TTTGTTGCAGTGACTCAACCCATTAATGCCTTGGCATTTGTTTTTGATGGGATCAATTATGGAGCATCAGATTTTGCATATTCAGCTTACTCAATG GTTTTTGTTGCTATAGTAAGCATATGGTGCTTATTTGTACTGTCATCAAGTTATGGCTTTGTTGGTATCTGGATTGCTTTGTCTTTGTACATGACTTTGCGCACATTTGTTGGCTTTTGGAG GGTAGGAACAGGAACAGGGCCCTGGAGATTTCTCAGAGACTAA